A window of Rhipicephalus microplus isolate Deutch F79 chromosome X, USDA_Rmic, whole genome shotgun sequence genomic DNA:
ttgcgtgacttagctacatcaggacatgaggtaaagcctttgtcgcctagccactagcaggcaagatcgatcactcgcatccttcagttcacgaatcaacgcgcctgccttaaaattagctAGCTGCTCGCAAATAAATCATACCGAGGCAATTttcttttctgtgaacaatgcaccgtagatttgtcttgaataacaaaaaaaaaaacttgaaaaataaatgtcgcgaccttttagaaaacgccgtgtctaagagctagacgcggcattttgtaaaaggctcattaaattcagtatgttttcgtagtttctgcttgaaattattattgtctatgaatttcatagcccaatcttttgctttagctgaaaatctcggcggcaaaaactttgttcagtgtccctttaagggcaggtgtagatgccatcatttcagtcgcaaatctttttgctagtcggtcggctggttaacaataagggtactaactagagttccagatttcatcagcaacacatcgtcatggcttcatcagatgctgcattatatacattctatcctcgtttttaaataggtgtaccgtatggtccactgttacaggaaacaagcgagctcatggacagtgagccatgtagtgctaactggcagcgaggcttgtgaatgggacgcatgcgcatagaatcggggtgcgcccagttttgtctgccatttctccgcctgtacgcatgacagcattggaaagcgcatccgtattttagctgcacaatttatctagcccagtgcctcctgcttcagggatttcctgtgagcacaaaaatgcatgattttaatcgttgctgcagtgttttgcaagttgtcaccgtaaagcacatcatatttttcgcataatgctcgctgcaactagcaagtttcgatgactcaaaatgctgttcaggtctgatgtaggaAACATtgtaagctcgtcctcgtgaccatgaaatattggtttattaaataatggaaggcatagttggtatcagttgatttacagtgtgaaaatgaaaagtgcgaaggaccgtgcctcgcaagtaagccccgagagcatgagcagagaagtagcagatgaggatgctcatgcgctgcatttccaaatctcaccagcactaatgcttgacggactgctggccacgcactagcgtgttctttctgaaacaggactttggccctgtaagcaagttcttgaagggcataagtaaaacgtagaatgggccccctaaatgcacccatccttgaaccattgggcttatgaattagtgcccttttcaaaatacaactattctgagctataaattgtgacagattagtgcacgaagtttaaaaatgggaaaaaagtctttaaatgtcctctttatacatagtgttcttgtgatgtcacttctgccgttgtcgccctctcccgccatgcccgtgtaactccctgggtacttacggcagttcacgtgctgcagtgcggtttgttgggggctcgtcatctgttgctgtgaacaatgtggaagcattgtggttttttgttgtcttactttaacgagctcattggattaggaaggcctcgctcgttcactcgatacaagaccagataatcaagatgtgcgacacatataccagccacggcgtacaccgactgcccgccacaacctacgagggcctattatcttgctttcactacagaTTGCcttgcccaaaaacaagtgaaagctcaaaatctctcgagccgcaattttaagagtggatgtgcgaagcgcagctgctcccatcgaaaactagtcgtgcagagctaggcaagtttacaagagatataatattatgaatatattgtcacggcctacgccaccaaagtagcaatgccccccccccccaagtgttttaaacagtgctgatgttgagcttgagcctctttgattgcaatttgtggaaatagtcgaggaaaatattatacaaggcagatagcgacattgcgtggtgtgtgccgcggtaatgccagtcatcactttatttttcgcatatgctttaacacacttttcactttgtattttgcttttgttgtacgctaatgtacagtggagtcactgaacatgatagagaccgtgtatagaattaattgactaattaaaaaaaatcatgacgcccaacttgaaccgatcggctatacttcaaagtgaactaatattgtttcccattctttatagtttgtttcaatgcaataccaaatctccgtgatcgccatcacgattttaaccgccttccttgccatcatgattttaactgcggacaagtttgtatgtacagtatcttggtaagctatatctgtttgcaggtaaatacttggctatggcacttacccgtaatgaagttgcacctgaagatgcaaatattgcaaagtttcttcaagtagcttttgttaatctgcaccagccaaatacgctggtacttttaggaaaatcggaatgtgcgttctcaatttcaggttataactttcagcgaagaaacaccctaagctctgctccctctgcgtggactactaaatcaacttgcctcactagcagctcataatttctcaaacttgcatcgtgaggcaaaactaaacgggtgcaagcacgaggagacaacatggcagttgtaggcgatagattcggttggtgcccgggcatgttggtggcgcatttcggaagtgacgaaaaggcgctgcgagatgcacgtgcacactttgtatagttgctgtattggacagcaaactttttttcttatctgagcagttttaccaaaggaagcttcatcatatggcgtgataaatgaagcgaatccacaggttgaaccacatcatagcctcgctgtgcttttgtactttttttagctcgcaaaatttatttgtacatataagtgacaacttgccagtaataaggcagcacttgtttctttaccatatgatcatctccggtgtgctgctgcctcaatatttcaaattataagcatttacaccattgtatgccaacttttccttcaaagtgagacaagccacatgtgtatcgtagatcaagaagcatgccagttttacgtacttgcaaggtaaacatcagaaatgcacagttgatcaaaaatactagtttaatggtgcatctacatagcagagcacctgtggcacctcggaaacaagataatgccacatatgttacaagagataattaaaaaagacaggggacgttccgtgaacaaatagaaacaaaaataaaatggcacgtggcagcgagcgaaggcggcaagggggggggagcccgtgggacttcagcggatgaacgtaaggtgtgtgtttaatatgtggaagaaaaaaaaattcaaaattttggcgactgaaatgagggtgacttagtgagtgcgctcatgacgagagtaaacacggttactatttttttttttcaaatctcttttgaaagccacaaaaaatctgtatgtggtgcagcctaacagaaggtccgtgaaggcaaattatgaattcgtcgttgtagaaaggccttttttttttttcatgcgcaccatcctcgccgcggtggtctagtggctaaggtactcggctgctgacccgcagggcgcgggttcgaatcccggctgcggcggctgcatttccgatggaggcgggaatgttgtaggcccgtgtgctcagatttaggtgcactttaaagaaccccaggtggtctaaatttctggagccctccactacggcgtctatcataatcatatagtggttttgggacgttaaaccccacatatcaacaatcaatcgatcatgcgcaccataaatagtgctcaaaatttaattgcatgtgttgttttcatccttgctgtattccgtgctgtttatgatgtaaaaaaaaaagtagcacgctgaagtggtgctgcttttgggcaacagttgaaaatggcggggtgcatgaatgcggaatactgccgcttacactcaaatcactcttgtggtcacctcccactgtttgcagcatgtgttgtgtatacacagctgcatatttcctagctagaaaaatttgattttaggcgtttcacgccattttccatgtaactattccacaattgcacacactgatcagcaggctttcaattgcgctgaaggacacaggtgccataaaattcatagtcgattctttcaagaaaccgtatgtaaaggctgaagcttcatgcgtacatacacacacataccatattgttttttgtactttatgaaagctgcgaaggtctcatgtgcctccaagcgtaacctgtcttatttattctccatcaccgcaaaagttttgtgagtttaaaataaaagtactttgcccatggccacttttgggtaatttttttgtgtaggtgttatttgagcagcctacagtgtttactttataagcctgtatgtatatgttgcattataaggatgcagaatgtgtgtagctgtacaatatagatgaagtgtaaaaattaagtgtgtctattgtagtgtttttgcaagcaatctcacccccgtattctagaacgtccctccactcaacgcttcaccttcacttgagatggctgatgggagcgccgtctctaagcagaaaaaattgctgcatgtcagcaataatctgctgtgattctcgagtagcgcagcgtcgctttcaaacgagcagcggcacagtgctcaactctgtcaagtgaagggtgaaagccgagtcggggagcgtttatgaatatgggggttagttttgttgtcttgttaacctgccattaacactggattgctgctactttgctctagctgtacagtgctctccaaggctcaaagaggcaccgcacggggaaggctcggagcaaaccatgcgtgagtttcctttcattgttacactatgcacgtattaagtgatagactttaatgtatgctatttgtattgtgcaagtttttggggacatacaacttccaacacatatgttctgacgaaaatcacgcaagaatgagcgaagcttgtgcaaaaattatgcaatagtgtaagaagcttttgcagaagtctgtgaaattaagttttgaaattttgtggcaatgtgtcattgtacagtggtcaacagtcttgctcagcatgcttgactgcagggctcccgtctggacaggcgcatctacggagtgcctgatgcatgatgggccaaatgtcagcctgcacactggtgcctcttatccccgtttgtctgttacatcagtgtctcttgtaaaggggatcaactgtgctacctctttttttttcgaatgtaatgagttcttcttccagattattgttgttttaaggtagagcctcacatttctatcaaatactgaagattctatttttccttctagatgctatgaagtcactgcttgtgttacaatagagtgaacactgttatgagaaaagctactttatggagttaactcactccatattgacttaacacacagaattggtgaaaactacactccattccagctgcattaggaataatattcatttgcatacttctgtttcttttgtttgtttgttggctggaggtttggagtatagggtggccagagggcactgtgtagtctttcttcatcttcccaattttgtgaacatcaattgatagccgtatgggaagcagccagcatgctgaaacagcggtgcaagcatgcaagatgttcaccattgcatgcagtcagttgctgtgagcaacctactgcatacaattaactgcgagggGTGAACTAACGCTgtactatgtgtgcctcctggaaagctgcaatggtaaagtgccacaatcgtatggACAACATGGATAacacatggataacatcgcaatttgtttgttgaataattttgcaacagaatcaatggagttttggataaatttgtgtatctgcctggttcatcaaagccacagagtcaaatgcggtatatactcgcgtattatgtgtactttttttgtcaatccggtcatgtgcgaagctagtaggaatcactggcctaaaagctcaactgggaatatatgttgcaggcgctgtcacagctgtctcaaagcggattgtcatttgtttgctaagcctgttcaaatgcccccattttcttgaagttcttccgaacagtgctcacaaaaaccagttcccacgacagggttataccagagaacataagtactctccaataattgtcgggaacccaacgtaaagtaagatgcagacaaggaagcgcgatgccaacacagtgctgtgtgtgtcgcccttcatgtgtgtgtgtgtccattccttgtcccagtcttctattgcattgtgttccctccgatatctaaccaacaaacccaagcttctatgctaagtcttattcaacgcactcttctgctggctcccatactgaatattgcatgtcgaagaactccacgctgatgtgcttagcggtagcacggtttcagttttcttcggtaagctttataacagcaatctgcctcgtatataattattgtagcctatcacaaggaatggtaaaaacgcaatggccagatggcgaaaccgaaaaaaaaaagagtgcgaaaacctgcctcatctagtgacaggtccttgcacgcgttcaacatctgtgctgtgtctctggaatacattcttgccgtggaagaggtgggaagataggaggcaaacctttaggcatttcggactacacataaacaggtttcagttttcaagttcgatattctagggaaagcataaaagttcatggaagaagggaccttgcactcagtccattttgtgcaAGACTGCACTcacctgctcgacaagagatgtgcctgaccagagcatcatgaagtcaaatgtgtctgtgtgtgtgctggcaaggtggctcgggctggttggggagggcaaagtatgcgagcaaaaagtttcttgtagtaaagcaggctggctaattatactggtgagcaaattatgtgaggatgcaaattgtgcaagtaaatatggtatgtactcttgtatgtttcagctctattgctacggatcctgcggatccaactgggcatccggcagcaacaaagagaggttctgcaggaggtgcgacagctgaagcacaaggtacggctcttgtccgtgcctcagcacgcccagccagcacagcgcccctctgaccttccccggctgcctgctggtacaattggagaagtggaggcagcagaggcagctgtgcagagtaaagctgtggctgcagctttggtgtatatttcttgatttttaatatgcctatgtaacatgcagaaatttagtactgctttaggtgtttcgggaaacaaactagtcaggttatctcatgagccactgtact
This region includes:
- the LOC142776403 gene encoding uncharacterized protein LOC142776403 isoform X1 translates to MPLLLRILRIQLGIRQQQREVLQEVRQLKHKVRLLSVPQHAQPAQRPSDLPRLPAGTIGEVEAAEAAVQSKAVAAALRKHLLQIGGLGLREIGVNAMKAVLAHDVQVLYSLHGIKGPL